The DNA segment GTGGCGGCTGGAGCGCGACGTTGCGCGGGCTCGATAATGGCTTCACCTACTCGGTGGGGCTGCCGCCGGCAGAAACGCAACTGGTGTTGAACCGGCGCGAGACCATTGAAGGCCCGGCGCTGCTGGTGATGCCAGTCGCCGACGCCGACGAGGCGGAGAGTCGCGGAATGTGGATGCGGCAGCGCTACAACCTGGGGCGGACGCTCTATGGCGGCCCGCGCGCCTCCTTTCCGCTGATTTATAACAGTTGGTACGCCATCCGCCAGATGCTCAACGCCGATTTCCTGAGCCGTCAGGTCGCCACCATGACGCCGTACGCCTTCGACGCGTTCGTTCTCGACGCCGGGTGGTTTATGGAGGGCCGCTGGAAGCCCGACCCGGATAAGTTCCCTGGCGGTGAGATGAGCGATACCCTGGCGGCGCTCAAGGCCAACGGCATCAAGCCGGGGCTGTGGTCAACGCCGCAATACGTCAGCGACAGCAATAACGCGTTTGCTTTGACGCTGGAAGACCCGCCGCTGGAAAACCGCTTCCTGAGCGGCTATCTGCTTGACCTGTCGCAAGACGGCTTCAGCGACTACCTGGAAAACCATGTCGAGGGGCTGCGCAGCAAGTATTCGGTTGACTATTGGAAATACGACCAGCCGTTCTTCACCGAGGTGTCGCGCTCAGGCGAGATGAAGAACGTCGTCGGGTTTCAGAGTGCTTTGCAAAACGTGCGGCTGACCAACCCTGACCTGATGATCGAGAACTGCTTGAATGGCGGGCGCATGATCAACGACTTCACGCTGCTGGCGACGCAGACGAGCTGGCTCAGCGACTATGGCAAGAGCGGCTTTCCCGATCCGCAGGTGAATATTCGTAGCGCGCTGAATGCGCTGGAGAGCGTCTTTCCGTGGGCGGCTTTGCGCTTCACCATCCGCATGGACACGCTCGACCCGGATGATGATGAGATGGCGCGGCTCTGTTGCCGCAGCGCGATGATCGGCACCTGGGGACTGTCGACCGACCTGTCGCAGGTCGGCGAGCGCCAGCAGAATGTCATCCTCCAGGAGGTTGCGAACTATCGGTGGTTAAGTCCACTGAAATTCTCTTGCGTCTACGACCTGCGGCTGCCGAGCGACGAGGCGGAAGTGGCAGGCGTCACTTTCTATAGCAGCAAACGCTATCGCGCCGGCGTCCTGCTCTACCGCTGGGAGCGTGAGGGCGCCTTTGACGAGCACGTTACGCTGGCGCGGCTAAAGCCAGAGCTGACCTATCACGTGGTTGACGTAGACACGGGCGCGGAGTTCACTGCCAGCGGCAGCGACTTGATACGCAACGGCGTCAACGTCTCGTTTGGCAGCCAGCGGCTGTCGGCTATGCTGTTCATCGAGACGGTCACGCCAACCGCGACGGCAAAGTAAGTGGTTAAATTGCCGGATCGACAGGCCGCGGGCGCGCGTCGGCGGTCTGTCGATTGGCGAAAAAGCGCGCCCGCCGAGCCCTGGAATTGTTTCGTAGACTTTCGCCGGGCGATCTGGTAAGATATCCGTGTTCGTTTAGGCAGACCGAGCGCTGCTAGTTGACTTAAGGTTTCAGGAGTTTCCCGCTACTGCTTGGAGAGAGTTTGATTCAGTTTCTCATTCCTTTCCCACAAAGCCTCGGAAGTTCCTCTTAACTATTTTCAGGAGACACCATGAAGAGAATCTACGTTGGTAACCTGTCGTATCAAACGACGGAAGCCGATCTCACTGATCTGTTTGAGCAAGTGGGTCAGGTCGAATCGGTAAACATCATTACGGACCGCGACACGGGACGTTCCAAGGGCTTTGCGTTTGTCGAGATGAACGACGAGGATGCGGAGAAAGCCATTGCGCAATTCAACGGCACCGAAGTCATGGGACGGTCGGTGACGGTCAATGAAGCGCGGCCTCGCGAAGAGCGTGGCGGCGGGCGCGGCGGCTTCGGCGGCAACCGCGGTGGCGGCGGCGGACGTGGCGGCTTCGGCGGCGGCGGCGGACGTGGCAGCGGCGGCGGCGGCGGCGGACGTGGCGGCTACGGAAACCGTTACTAAGTCGGCCACGAGTGCTGACCAGTTTAGGCAAGGGATGAGCGAGCCGAGCTCGTTCATCCCAGCCCAAAGAGCGATGCAAGCAGTCGAAGGAATCAAGGCTCCCATCTCATCTCAACTCTGCAACACCCCTGCAATCACCAGTGCTGCGGCGACGCCGGCAACCCGCCGCCACGCCGCAACGAAAGAAAGGTTCATGAATTTAGATAATTTTCACAAGCTTGGCCTGCGCGCACAGCTTGTCAGTGTAATTGAACGGCTCGGCCTCCAAGTGCCGACAGAAATCCAGGCGAAAGCCATCCCGCCGCTGCTGGCGGGGCAAAACATTTTGGCGACGGCCGAGACCGGCTCAGGCAAGACGGCGGCATTTCTGCTGCCGATCATCGAGCGGCTCGAACGGGCGGGCGCGGCCCGCGCTCTGGTGCTGGCGCCAACCCGCGAGCTGGCTTTGCAGATCGAAGCCAATGCCCGCGACTTCAGCCGCGCCGCGCGCCTGCGCACCGTTTCAGTCGTCGGCGGCGAAAACATCGCGCGGCAGATCAAGGCGCTGCGCACTGGTGTGGATATCATCATCGCCACGCCCGGGCGCTTGAACGACCTGCTCGAACGCAACGCCGTGCAGTTGGGCGCCATC comes from the Blastocatellia bacterium genome and includes:
- a CDS encoding alpha-galactosidase, producing MTDHSEYTNQSIQMKRQAQPRKPARRGWVRALVLGLAWALALAVQSSAQELSNDSLRLRLGISPEGIPIIKEAVWLDSGQVAFRDMGTPNGLDDWAPAALLPPASAVPTGWELTEGESMTTAEATRELANKMSLTWIVELPKHADLFRLHMRLTNGGKKARAVEWFPGWAASWNVGGQAQWARWWESLKFDRTEQALSNSRTIRLGSRLHSSDDAGDGVNPYWVVGGEMNRIYFGLQWSGGWSATLRGLDNGFTYSVGLPPAETQLVLNRRETIEGPALLVMPVADADEAESRGMWMRQRYNLGRTLYGGPRASFPLIYNSWYAIRQMLNADFLSRQVATMTPYAFDAFVLDAGWFMEGRWKPDPDKFPGGEMSDTLAALKANGIKPGLWSTPQYVSDSNNAFALTLEDPPLENRFLSGYLLDLSQDGFSDYLENHVEGLRSKYSVDYWKYDQPFFTEVSRSGEMKNVVGFQSALQNVRLTNPDLMIENCLNGGRMINDFTLLATQTSWLSDYGKSGFPDPQVNIRSALNALESVFPWAALRFTIRMDTLDPDDDEMARLCCRSAMIGTWGLSTDLSQVGERQQNVILQEVANYRWLSPLKFSCVYDLRLPSDEAEVAGVTFYSSKRYRAGVLLYRWEREGAFDEHVTLARLKPELTYHVVDVDTGAEFTASGSDLIRNGVNVSFGSQRLSAMLFIETVTPTATAK
- a CDS encoding RNA-binding protein; protein product: MKRIYVGNLSYQTTEADLTDLFEQVGQVESVNIITDRDTGRSKGFAFVEMNDEDAEKAIAQFNGTEVMGRSVTVNEARPREERGGGRGGFGGNRGGGGGRGGFGGGGGRGSGGGGGGRGGYGNRY